In Acinonyx jubatus isolate Ajub_Pintada_27869175 chromosome A3, VMU_Ajub_asm_v1.0, whole genome shotgun sequence, a genomic segment contains:
- the INO80B gene encoding INO80 complex subunit B, with the protein MSKLWRRGSTSGAMEAPEPGEALELSLAGAHGHGVHKKKHKKHKKKHKKKHHQEEEAGPTQPSPAKPQLKLKIKLGGQVLGTKSVPTFTVIPEGPRSPSPLMVVDNEEEPMEGVPLEQYRAWLDEDSNLSPSPLRDLSGGLGGQEEEEEQRWLDALEKGELDDNGDLKKEINERLLTARQRALLQKARSQPSPMLPLPVAGGCPAPALTEEMLLKREERARKRRLQAARRAEEHKNQTIERLTKTAAPSGRGGRGAARGERRGGRAVAPAPMVRYSSGAQGSTLSFPPGVPAPAPVSQRPSPSGPPPRCSVPGCPHPRRYACSRTGQALCSLQCYRINLQMRLGGPEGPGSPLLAT; encoded by the exons ATGAGCAAGCTGTGGCGGCGCGGGAGCACCTCTGGGGCTATGGAAGCCCCTGAACCGG GGGAAGCACTGGAATTGAGTCTGGCGGGTGCCCACGGCCATGGAGTGCACAAGAAAAAGCAcaagaagcacaagaaaaaacacaagaagaaacaCCATCAGGAAGAGGAGGCTGGGCCGACGCAGCCGTCACCTGCCAAGCCCCAGCTTAAACTCAAAATCAAGCTGGGTGGGCAGGTCCTGGGCACCAAGAG TGTTCCTACTTTCACTGTGATACCTGAAGGTCCTCGATCACCCTCTCCCCTTATGGTTGTGGACAATGAAGAGGAACCTATGGAAGGAGTCCCCCTTGAGCAGTACCGTGCCTGGCTGG ATGAAGACAGTAATctatccccctccccacttcGGGACCTGTCGGGGGGCTTAGGGGgtcaagaggaagaggaggaacagaggtGGCTGGATGCCCTGGAAAAGGGAGAGCTGGATGACAATGGAGATCTCAAGAAGGAGATCAACGAAAGGCTGCTCACTGCTCGACAG CGAGCTCTGCTCCAGAAGGCGCGGAGTCAGCCTTCTCCGATGCTGCCACTGCCCGTGGCTGGGGGCTGCCCTGCCCCGGCACTCACCGAGGAGATGCTGCTGAAGCGCGAGGAGAGGGCGAGGAAGAGACGGCTGCAGGCGGCTCGGCGGGCGGAGGAGCACAAGAACCAGACTATTGAGCGCCTCACTAAGACTGCGGCGCCCAGCGGACGGGGAGGCCGAGGGGCAGCGAGGGGCgagcggcggggcgggcgggccgTGGCCCCAGCCCCCATGGTGCGCTACAGCAGCGGGGCACAGGGTTCCACCCTTTCCTTCCCACCCGGCGTTCCCGCCCCCGCGCCAGTGTCTCAGCGGCCATCCCCATCTGGCCCTCCTCCTCGATGCTCCGTCCCGGGCTGCCCTCACCCGCGCCGCTACGCCTGCTCCCGCACGGGCCAGGCGCTCTGCAGCCTTCAGTGCTACCGTATCAACCTGCAGATGCGGCTTGGAGGGCCCGAGGGCCCCGGATCTCCCCTTTTGGCTACTTAA